In the genome of Hymenobacter cellulosivorans, one region contains:
- the fabG gene encoding 3-oxoacyl-[acyl-carrier-protein] reductase, giving the protein MTKLLDGKVALITGASKGIGRAIAVYFAQLGANVAFTYLSSVEKGQQLEEELAAHGTKIKGFRSDASDYAQAEKLVEDVVAEFGKLDILVNNAGITQDGLLMRMSEQQWDQVLAVNLKSVFNLTKAATKPMMRAKSGSIVNMTSVVGIKGNAGQANYAASKAGIIGFTKSVALELGSRNIRCNAIAPGFIETEMTDALDPKQVDEWRKAIPLRRGGTPEDVAKATAFLASDDSSYISGQVLQVDGGMLT; this is encoded by the coding sequence ATGACGAAACTGCTCGACGGAAAAGTGGCCCTCATTACGGGTGCTTCCAAAGGAATTGGCCGCGCCATTGCGGTGTATTTCGCCCAGCTTGGGGCTAATGTGGCATTCACCTACCTCTCCAGCGTGGAGAAAGGCCAGCAATTGGAAGAGGAGCTGGCGGCCCACGGCACCAAAATCAAAGGCTTCCGCTCCGACGCCTCCGACTACGCCCAGGCCGAGAAGCTGGTGGAAGACGTGGTGGCCGAGTTCGGTAAGCTGGACATCCTCGTAAACAACGCCGGCATCACCCAGGACGGCCTGCTCATGCGCATGAGTGAGCAGCAGTGGGACCAGGTACTGGCCGTCAATCTGAAGTCAGTGTTCAACCTGACCAAGGCCGCCACCAAGCCCATGATGCGCGCCAAGAGCGGCAGCATCGTGAACATGACCTCGGTCGTGGGCATCAAGGGCAACGCCGGGCAGGCCAACTACGCCGCTTCCAAGGCCGGTATTATCGGCTTTACCAAGTCGGTGGCCCTGGAGCTGGGCTCGCGCAACATCCGCTGCAACGCCATTGCGCCAGGCTTCATCGAAACCGAAATGACCGATGCCCTCGACCCCAAGCAGGTGGATGAGTGGCGCAAGGCTATTCCGCTGCGCCGCGGCGGCACGCCCGAGGACGTGGCTAAAGCCACCGCCTTCCTCGCCTCCGACGACAGCAGCTACATCAGCGGCCAGGTGCTGCAGGTAGACGGCGGCATGCTGACCTAG
- a CDS encoding NAD(P)/FAD-dependent oxidoreductase has product MRHVDICILGAGPGGASAALHLANAGQPVLLLDKAVFPRDKICGDALSGKVLSELRRLGPELPARLAASAGQVPSWGIDFFAPNGQRLGVPFQPRYNKTVDAAAGHVMKRLDFDNFLVEEVRRRPEIELLEGVDVAPPERTAEGRWLVRSGGGDEIASARLLLVANGAQSAFARQIAGHALEPAHHCAGVRAYYEGVTGLSPDNFIELHFIQDFLPGYLWVFPLPNGQANVGAGMLTKAVSAKKVNLRERMTEMLATHPALKDRFRDAKRLGPIKGFGLPLGSRRRVISGDGYLLLGDAASLIDPFSGEGISHAMVSGRHAADWAARALAAHDTSAAFLRQYDAAVYRRLGQELRLSHWLQRLLQFPSLFNFVANRAANNPTLAETISGMFLDLDLRERLRQPSFYLKLLFGRK; this is encoded by the coding sequence ATGCGCCACGTCGATATCTGTATTCTGGGAGCCGGGCCGGGCGGCGCATCCGCCGCACTCCACCTCGCCAATGCGGGTCAGCCGGTGCTGCTGCTGGATAAGGCCGTATTCCCACGCGACAAAATCTGCGGCGACGCGCTTAGTGGCAAGGTGCTTAGCGAACTGCGCCGCCTGGGTCCCGAGCTGCCGGCCCGCCTTGCCGCCTCGGCCGGGCAGGTGCCATCCTGGGGCATCGACTTCTTCGCGCCCAACGGGCAGCGCCTGGGCGTGCCCTTTCAGCCGCGCTACAATAAGACCGTGGATGCTGCCGCCGGCCACGTCATGAAGCGCCTGGATTTCGACAACTTCCTGGTAGAGGAAGTGCGTAGGCGGCCCGAAATCGAGCTGCTGGAAGGCGTGGACGTGGCCCCGCCCGAACGCACGGCTGAGGGCCGCTGGCTGGTGCGCTCGGGTGGGGGAGATGAAATAGCCTCGGCCCGGCTGCTACTGGTAGCCAACGGGGCCCAGTCGGCCTTTGCACGCCAGATTGCGGGGCATGCTCTGGAGCCGGCCCACCACTGCGCCGGGGTGCGGGCCTACTACGAAGGTGTGACGGGCCTAAGTCCCGACAACTTTATCGAGCTGCACTTTATCCAGGATTTTTTACCGGGCTACCTGTGGGTTTTTCCCTTGCCCAACGGGCAGGCCAACGTAGGCGCCGGCATGCTGACCAAGGCCGTATCGGCCAAAAAGGTAAACCTGCGGGAGCGAATGACCGAAATGCTGGCTACCCACCCGGCCCTGAAAGACCGGTTTCGGGATGCCAAGCGCCTCGGCCCAATAAAAGGGTTCGGCTTGCCCCTGGGCTCCAGGCGGCGCGTTATTTCCGGCGACGGTTACCTTCTGCTCGGCGACGCGGCTTCTCTGATTGACCCGTTCAGCGGGGAAGGCATCAGTCACGCCATGGTAAGCGGCCGGCACGCCGCCGACTGGGCCGCCCGCGCCCTGGCCGCCCACGACACTTCCGCCGCCTTCCTGCGGCAGTACGACGCGGCCGTGTACCGCCGCCTGGGCCAGGAACTGCGCCTGAGTCACTGGCTGCAACGCCTGCTGCAGTTTCCCAGCCTGTTCAACTTCGTAGCCAACCGTGCCGCCAACAACCCGACGCTGGCCGAAACCATTTCCGGCATGTTCCTCGACCTTGATCTGCGGGAACGGCTGCGCCAACCCAGCTTCTACCTCAAGCTGCTCTTCGGCCGGAAGTAA
- a CDS encoding tetratricopeptide repeat protein, with protein sequence MKNRILYFVAATATVLLTTQCASTAEKDTPGSGRATATEVSTPRVPTAPAVTDASTGATASAVASAPATSPGTAATMPVVEPAARKNNADYKADIRTADVALKAKPRDADALLLRAKAKSHLKDYREALVDYNAALRLKPTNAEAYYSRGLTRLKLKEYTPAISDFTKALKYRPDDKEAYFGRGAAKMQLFNFKGAIPDFTRAISIDSSYADAWEYRGISYSSINKPKEAQTDLEKATKLNPEANKSLRRYAGKE encoded by the coding sequence ATGAAAAACCGCATACTCTACTTCGTGGCGGCTACCGCTACGGTTCTGCTTACTACCCAGTGCGCATCCACGGCCGAAAAGGACACGCCCGGCTCGGGCCGGGCCACAGCCACGGAGGTTTCGACCCCGCGGGTACCCACGGCTCCAGCCGTGACGGATGCCTCGACCGGGGCCACGGCTTCGGCCGTTGCTTCTGCACCTGCCACCAGCCCTGGCACGGCCGCTACGATGCCAGTAGTGGAGCCGGCGGCCCGCAAGAACAACGCCGACTACAAAGCGGATATCCGCACGGCCGACGTGGCGCTGAAAGCCAAGCCCCGCGACGCAGATGCGTTGTTGCTGCGGGCCAAAGCCAAAAGCCACCTGAAAGATTACCGCGAGGCCTTAGTGGATTACAACGCGGCCCTGCGCCTGAAGCCCACCAACGCCGAGGCTTACTACAGCCGGGGCCTGACCCGCCTCAAACTCAAGGAATACACGCCCGCCATCAGCGACTTTACCAAGGCCCTCAAGTACCGCCCCGACGATAAGGAGGCTTATTTCGGGCGAGGTGCAGCTAAAATGCAGCTCTTCAACTTCAAAGGCGCCATTCCCGACTTCACCCGCGCCATCAGCATCGACAGCAGCTACGCCGACGCCTGGGAATACCGCGGTATCAGCTACTCCTCCATCAACAAGCCCAAAGAAGCCCAAACCGACCTAGAAAAGGCCACCAAGCTAAACCCCGAAGCCAACAAGAGCCTGCGCCGCTACGCAGGCAAAGAGTAG
- a CDS encoding tetratricopeptide repeat protein → MKHVSAFLLFSALALPAAHAQSLVPAVAAAPVATTSMAAAPAKRLSNSEYKAQIKAADATLKTKPKDVDARLSRATAHLELKDYEEAVADYTALLRTQPTNQEWLYLRGTAYLRGEMFQQANNDFTKILKADPKHKPSLLYRGVARMKMQNFKGAIPDFGAIIEQEPENADALEYRGVCYSYSGQDALAVQDLEKAAALNPEAAKTLKRYRPSK, encoded by the coding sequence ATGAAACACGTTTCCGCCTTCCTGCTTTTCAGCGCCCTGGCTTTGCCGGCGGCCCATGCCCAGTCGCTGGTGCCGGCAGTGGCTGCCGCCCCCGTAGCCACGACCAGCATGGCCGCTGCTCCGGCCAAGCGCCTTTCCAACAGCGAGTACAAAGCCCAGATCAAAGCGGCCGACGCCACGCTCAAAACCAAGCCCAAAGACGTGGACGCCCGCCTGAGCCGGGCCACGGCCCACCTGGAGCTGAAAGACTACGAGGAAGCCGTGGCCGACTATACTGCTTTGCTACGCACCCAGCCCACCAATCAGGAATGGTTATATCTGCGGGGCACGGCCTACCTGCGCGGGGAGATGTTTCAGCAAGCCAATAACGACTTCACCAAAATTCTCAAGGCCGACCCCAAGCACAAGCCCAGCCTGCTCTACCGGGGGGTGGCCCGTATGAAAATGCAGAACTTCAAAGGCGCTATTCCCGATTTTGGGGCCATCATTGAGCAGGAGCCCGAAAATGCCGATGCCCTCGAATACCGCGGAGTGTGCTATTCCTACTCGGGTCAGGATGCCCTGGCCGTGCAGGATCTGGAGAAAGCCGCGGCCCTGAACCCCGAGGCGGCCAAGACGCTGAAGCGCTACCGTCCATCGAAGTAA